The Styela clava chromosome 2, kaStyClav1.hap1.2, whole genome shotgun sequence genome contains a region encoding:
- the LOC120336373 gene encoding fibropellin-1-like: MGIGLIISIALVTSVQGESLNNTCDSSPCKNGGTCELSTKGPYYTCVCRPEYQGTQCEERRFINSTTNNCKYHVNHRDKKTFAETNSTCSSLGGAIAMMKTARIQDLVESQVTKQYGRSGYPIGFWIGGYKNNNRWIWVDDTEVPMTGGFQKWGVESDHTSITKRSMILSSFYRTRTNMGWFARKNSSRIGYICEISVVDRCLLFPCQNFGTCTPIGCQRKCECMWGYTGENCENRISQISCLQSGISIQWNRENHKMGRVYKLQLEDLMSKSSKATNVQILVTDEASINIGNVSEPTPIHCVSSTRLSISPNKYILVDLWVARIRMSLKSVAKVYYIFDESEFKVELVDLS; encoded by the exons ATGGGGATTGGCTTGATTATTTCGATTGCCTTGGTCACTTCTGTGCAAGGAGAATCTCTGAATA acaCGTGCGATTCGTCACCTTGCAAAAATGGAGGAACTTGTGAACTTTCGACTAAAGGGCCGTATTACACATGTGTTTGTCGGCCAGAATATCAGGGAACTCAGTGTGAAg AAAGAAGATTCATCAACAGCACTACAAACAACTGCAAATACCACGTCAACCATCGTGATAAAAAAACATTCGCCGAGACGAATTCAACTTGTAGCAGCCTCGGAGGAGCGATAGCAATGATGAAGACAGCAAGAATCCAAGACTTGGTTGAAAGTCAGGTAACAAAGCAGTATGGAAGAAGTGGATATCCAATTGGATTTTGGATTGGTggatacaaaaataataatagatgGATATGGGTTGATGATACAGAAGTACCTATGACAGGAGGATTTCAAAAATGGGGTGTAGAAAGCGATCACACTTCCATTACCAAGCGTAGTATGATTCTCAGTTCGTTTTACCGAACTAGGACCAATATGGGATGGTTTGCTAGAAAAAACTCTAGTAGAATCGGCTACATATGTGAAATATCAG TCGTTGACAGATGTTTGCTTTTTCCATGTCAAAATTTTGGAACTTGCACACCAATTGGTTGTCAAAGAAAGTGCGAATGCATGTGGGGTTATACGGgtgaaaattgtgaaaata GAATTTCGCAGATTTCTTGCCTCCAGTCTGGAATTTCAATTCAGTGGAATCGAGAAAATCACAAGATGGGAAGAGTGTATAAACTTCAGCTGGAG GATTTGATGTCTAAGTCGAGCAAAGCAACAAACGTGCAAATCTTAGTGACTGATGAAGCATCAATAAATATCGGGAATGTATCCGAACCGACACCGATTCACTGCGTCTCAAGCACTCGTCTTTCCATATCACCCAAtaaatatatccttgtggatcTATGGGTAGCTCGGATTAGAATGTCTTTGAAATCCGTTGCTAAAGTCTATTACATCTTTGATGAATCAGAGTTCAAAGTCGAACTTGTTGACTTGTCGTAA